In a single window of the Salvelinus namaycush isolate Seneca chromosome 6, SaNama_1.0, whole genome shotgun sequence genome:
- the LOC120050130 gene encoding pleckstrin homology-like domain family A member 1, translating into MLENGGKVLKEGLLEKRSDGLLQLWKKKHCVLTEDGVLLHPPKQHDHPHHYNHHGGGDTGKVKELHFSNMKTVDCVERKGKYIYFTVVMSEGKEIDFRCPQDEGWNAEITLQMVQYKNRQAILAVKSTRQKQQLLVVQLPGQKIIRSSPNVA; encoded by the coding sequence ATGCTGGAGAACGGCGGCAAGGTGCTGAAAGAGGGGCTTCTGGAGAAGCGAAGCGACGGTTTGCTGCAGCTGTGGAAGAAGAAGCACTGCGTCCTCACGGAGGACGGGGTTCTGCTTCACCCGCCGAAGCAGCACGACCACCCGCACCATTACAACCACCACGGCGGCGGAGACACTGGCAAAGTCAAGGAGCTGCACTTCTCCAACATGAAAACTGTGGACTGCGTCGAGAGGAAAGGGAAATACATCTACTTCACCGTGGTCATGTCGGAGGGCAAGGAGATCGATTTCAGGTGTCCACAGGACGAGGGATGGAACGCCGAGATAACTTTGCAGATGGTGCAATACAAAAATAGGCAGGCCATCCTGGCGGTGAAGTCGACCAGACAGAAACAGCAGCTCCTCGTTGTTCAGCTCCCGGGACAGAAAATTATTCGGAGCTCACCAAACGTTGCGTGA